The DNA region GATTCGGAAGAGCCTGTGGATTATCCGGACTTCATCCGCCCCGCGGCCAAAGCCGTTGCGGCAGGCGAAGTCGAGCGCGGCATCGTTCTTGGCGGGTCCGGCAACGGTGAAGCCATGGCCGCCAACCGCATCAAAGGCGTGCGCTGCGCCCTGTGTTGGAATGTTGAAACTGCGCGGCTCGGGCGACAGCACAACGACGCCAATATGATCTCGCTGGGTCAACGAATGCTGACGGAAGAAACGGCATTGGAAATCGTCCGCGTGTGGCTTGAAACTCCTTTTGAAGGCGGTCGGCATCTACGCCGGATTCAACTCCTTGATGAGGAGTAAGATGCCAAGCTCCTTTAATCGCATTCCGAAATAGTTTTTTGAAGCGGTAAACAGGCCATTGTTTGAGGGTAAACACGATGAGAATCATCAGCCGAAAAGCGTTGCGTGGGTTTTGGGAACTCTATCCTGATGCAGAACAACCGTTAGAAGATTGGTTTCGAATCACCAAGCACGCCTTTTGGCTGAATCTAGCCCAAACACGCCGCGACTTTCCTCATGCCGATTCCGTTGGTGATTGCACTGTGTTCAATATCGGCGGAAACAAATATCGCCTTATCACCAAGATCAGATACAATAAGCAACGGGTTTACATCACCCATGTTTTGACCCATAAGGAATATGATAAGGAGAAATGGAAAGATGACTGCGATGATTAAATCCAAGGCCAAACCGAAAAAGACTGCCAGCCGTAAACCCTCTGGCAAAGCGGCCATCTTCGACCGACGCAAATATGCGGCATTGCTTTCGCGCTCGCTGCCAATGGTCATCACCTCCGAAGCCGAATACGACCAGACACTGACTGAAATCAAACGCTTGCTGCGCAAAGGCGAGGCCAATTTATCTCCTGAAGAAGATCGCCTGCTTGACCTGCTTTCCACGTTGGCTGAAAACTGGGAAGAAGCACATCACGCAATTCCCGATGCTCCCGGTCATCGCATCCTGCAACATTACATGCAAATTCGAGGACTCCGGCAAATAGATTTGCAGCCAATCCTCGGTTCACGCAGCATCACGTCTGCAATCGTCAATGGCAAGCGCTCCATTACAATGGAACAGGCAAAACAACTTGGCTCGCTTTTTGGCATTTCACATTTTGTCTTTACTGAAATATGAAGTACTTCCTCAACCTATTTTCGCCTGAAACATTCGATGCTTTTGCCCGGTCGGGTTGTCACGTGTCAGGTTTTCGTGAACGACATCGTATTGCTGCGAGCAAAGTTAGCATTGGGGATCGATTGATTTGTTACGTTACAGGATTGTCACGATGGGCTGGCATTTTGGAAGTTTGCAGTACAGCATTTGAAGATGTGGCACCAATATATTTTACCGAGAATGATCCTTTTATCGTTCGCTTCAAAGTTAAGCCATTAATCTGGCTAGAGCCTGAACAGGCAATCCCAATCTACGAGGATCAGCTTTGGGATAACCTCTCCTTTACCAAAGGCCAGACCAAAGGCTCATCGAGTTGGACGGGCAAGATTCGTTCAAGTCTTACTCAAATTGATAATTTTGATGCCGTTCTTCTTGAATCAGCACTAAATCAACAAAAAACTTCGGGAAATCTATTTCACTTCAACGAGAATGACCGAAAAAAGCTTAAAACGCATACGGTTCGACGTCTCGACAAAGACGTTACAGTAACGGTACCTGAAGATACGAACGACGGCCTTGATCAAGCTCCAACTTCAGGCGATATTCGTGAGTCACTCAAAGTACAAGCACTTATTGCAGAAATTGGCTCCCGTATGGGTATGCAAATTTGGATTCCTCGTGCAGATCGAGCATCAGTTCTCACAGAATGGAAAGGTGATCACGCTCCAATTCTAGAACGGCTCCCTCTCAATTACGACGACACTACTCTGCGGACAATCGAACAGATTGATGTACTTTGGCTGAGAGGGCGTTCAATTCGCCGTGCGTTTGAGGTTGAGCACACGACCTCCATTTACTCTGGGATTTTACGAATGGCTGACCTACAAGCGCTTCAGCCGAATATGGATATTCGATTGCACATTGTCGCTCCTGAAAACAGGCGCGAAAAAGTCTTTTCAGAAATACGTCGCCCTGTTTTTTCACTCCTTGATCGTGGTCCCTTATCCGAAAACTGTACTTACCTTTCCTATAACAGCATTAGAGAATTGGCAGGACAACCACATCTTGCACATTTGTCTGATACTGTTCTTGAGGAATATGCTGAACAGGCGGAGGATTAATTTTCAATCGCTTGGCTCAATGAACGATTTGTGCAAAACGTTCAGGAGGCAAATATCTAAAGCAGGGGAAACGCATGCCATTTGAAAAACTAGAAGTGCTAATGGAAGAGGTAACTGACCCCACAGAACTTGCCCAAGCGCAGGCGCAACGGGAGCAATTTGACCAGAACTGGGCCTGGTTCAAAGCGCGAGCAACGGAAGTTTACGATCGTTTTCGCGGTCAATGTGTAGTCATCGCTGGGCAAGAGATTTTTGCGGCGAATGAGCCAGCGACAGCTTGGGCGTCGGCAAAGGCTGCACATCCAGAAGATGATGGCGGTTTTATTATCTACGTCCCGCGTGAAAAGGTGGCGCGCGTTTATGGTTATCAGCGGTGAATGGATGATTTGCGCTGACGGAGTAAACCGCCCGCTGATTCGTGGCGAATTGCAAACCGGCAATGGCCAGTGGGAAAGCGTTGCGTTTTTGGTGGATACCGGAGCGGATCGAACGGTTTTGAGTGCGCCAGTTTTAGCCCAGCTTGAGTTGTCGGTCACGGACGCGCCGG from Acidobacteriota bacterium includes:
- the rpiB gene encoding ribose 5-phosphate isomerase B, which codes for MKISIGSDHAGFKYKELIKQLLLSLGHEVIDFGTDSEEPVDYPDFIRPAAKAVAAGEVERGIVLGGSGNGEAMAANRIKGVRCALCWNVETARLGRQHNDANMISLGQRMLTEETALEIVRVWLETPFEGGRHLRRIQLLDEE
- a CDS encoding type II toxin-antitoxin system HigB family toxin — translated: MRIISRKALRGFWELYPDAEQPLEDWFRITKHAFWLNLAQTRRDFPHADSVGDCTVFNIGGNKYRLITKIRYNKQRVYITHVLTHKEYDKEKWKDDCDD
- a CDS encoding transcriptional regulator, which encodes MTAMIKSKAKPKKTASRKPSGKAAIFDRRKYAALLSRSLPMVITSEAEYDQTLTEIKRLLRKGEANLSPEEDRLLDLLSTLAENWEEAHHAIPDAPGHRILQHYMQIRGLRQIDLQPILGSRSITSAIVNGKRSITMEQAKQLGSLFGISHFVFTEI